Proteins from a genomic interval of Bdellovibrionales bacterium:
- a CDS encoding DUF5110 domain-containing protein, with protein sequence MIFKLAREVLATVFLLLPICVAQGSPETLLFNFYRSNQYVQVEIWQEDLFHFRFGSSKNPGSPIWTTPSVLSERRNPSQAFLRRSNAQGEQVIETTEFMITVSNDLPCINVEDKKNHQKPLTNLCVAKNAGSGMQLKIDQLGMKQVFGLGQQLDDPRKDGGLGDDWVGRKRVSPGPYGNFMKEFIGGAVGDTQIPVLYAMGDGYLGYGMYFDSLAKLSFDFQSQPWSASTDSEDLSGFFFTGPNLKDWRSDYIALTGRPPVPPRKMFGLWVSEYGYDNWQELESKLQSLKAKNFPVDGFVMDLQWFGGVQSHSDHTPMGRLQWDENRFPQPAKKIAELDKNEHLGLILIEESYVGKGLQEHQELASRGLLAKDCFNCGPSYNDTNPWWGKGGMIDWTNPAARNYWAESKRKALVDMGVQGHWTDLGEPEMFQPWSWYSGWPELGLHNHASIHNYFSFSWHQGIVEGYSKFHPERRPFILSRSGGPGSPRFGVAMWSADIGSNMPSLASHLRAQMHMSLSGFDFYGSDIGGFHRGGLDGDLNLLYTQWFANSSLLDIPVRPHVENTCNCKETAPDRLGHEESNRANIKLRYQLAPYYYSLAHAAHENGEAIFPPVFYHFQDDPLARGMAHQKMIGPNLMMGITASYVETVRKIYLPKGTWYEFYENSPIVSRGEWVSAHPFWKTGKFQLPLYVREGAVLPLMGETVRHLEKSSGGAEELRIYPSKNGGEFVLREDDGETTAYMAGAIKRTKVSHQSVGSDYVVRIGSSEGTYAGASNGREWKVQVISHRPVSSISWNGNLLAKSNQKIPGGFGSWVQPVGKGPITVYIPRTDDQILKELKVSYAE encoded by the coding sequence ATGATATTCAAGTTAGCACGGGAAGTGCTCGCGACTGTTTTTTTACTTTTGCCGATCTGTGTGGCACAAGGCTCGCCAGAAACTCTCTTATTTAATTTTTATCGCAGCAATCAGTATGTTCAAGTAGAAATCTGGCAGGAAGATCTCTTTCATTTTAGATTTGGTTCCAGCAAAAACCCAGGTTCGCCCATTTGGACGACCCCTTCTGTTTTGAGTGAGCGTCGCAATCCCTCTCAGGCATTCCTTCGTCGTTCAAATGCTCAGGGGGAGCAAGTGATCGAGACAACTGAGTTCATGATTACGGTCAGCAACGATCTGCCGTGCATAAATGTTGAAGATAAAAAAAATCACCAGAAACCACTGACCAATCTTTGCGTTGCGAAGAACGCGGGCTCCGGTATGCAGCTCAAGATCGACCAACTAGGAATGAAGCAGGTGTTTGGCTTGGGTCAGCAGCTCGATGATCCAAGAAAAGACGGCGGATTGGGCGACGATTGGGTTGGGAGAAAAAGGGTGTCGCCGGGTCCCTATGGCAATTTTATGAAGGAGTTTATAGGAGGAGCCGTTGGCGATACACAAATCCCTGTTCTCTACGCAATGGGTGATGGCTACCTTGGCTACGGAATGTATTTTGATAGTCTCGCAAAGCTTTCATTTGATTTTCAAAGTCAACCTTGGAGCGCTTCGACAGATTCTGAGGATCTCAGCGGCTTCTTTTTTACGGGTCCCAATCTAAAAGATTGGCGGAGCGACTACATAGCTTTGACGGGTCGGCCACCGGTTCCACCGCGAAAGATGTTTGGTCTCTGGGTTTCTGAATACGGTTACGACAACTGGCAAGAACTGGAGTCAAAACTTCAGTCTTTAAAAGCCAAAAACTTCCCTGTCGATGGTTTTGTGATGGACCTTCAGTGGTTTGGAGGCGTTCAGTCTCATTCCGATCACACGCCAATGGGAAGGCTTCAGTGGGATGAAAATCGATTTCCGCAGCCTGCAAAAAAAATAGCGGAGCTTGATAAAAATGAACATCTCGGACTGATTTTGATTGAGGAGTCTTATGTTGGAAAGGGACTTCAAGAGCACCAGGAATTGGCGAGTCGAGGCCTTTTGGCAAAAGACTGCTTCAATTGTGGGCCTAGTTACAATGATACGAATCCCTGGTGGGGCAAAGGCGGCATGATTGATTGGACAAATCCAGCTGCTCGAAATTACTGGGCTGAATCTAAGCGCAAAGCCTTGGTCGACATGGGAGTTCAGGGACATTGGACAGATCTGGGCGAACCAGAAATGTTTCAGCCCTGGTCGTGGTACAGTGGATGGCCCGAGTTGGGATTACACAATCATGCCTCGATTCACAATTATTTCTCTTTTTCTTGGCACCAAGGGATTGTTGAGGGCTACTCGAAGTTTCATCCGGAGCGCCGGCCCTTTATCCTGAGTCGATCAGGTGGACCAGGATCCCCGAGATTTGGTGTTGCAATGTGGTCTGCGGACATTGGCTCAAATATGCCAAGCCTCGCCTCGCACCTCCGTGCACAAATGCACATGTCACTTTCTGGATTCGATTTTTATGGTTCAGATATAGGAGGTTTTCATCGAGGAGGGCTCGATGGCGATCTCAATCTTCTTTACACTCAGTGGTTTGCCAACTCTTCGCTCCTCGATATTCCTGTGCGGCCCCACGTTGAGAACACTTGCAACTGCAAAGAAACAGCTCCTGATCGCTTAGGTCACGAAGAGAGCAATCGTGCTAATATCAAATTGCGTTATCAATTGGCACCCTACTACTATTCCTTGGCTCATGCGGCTCATGAAAATGGCGAGGCTATTTTTCCTCCTGTCTTCTATCATTTTCAAGATGATCCTTTGGCTCGCGGTATGGCTCATCAAAAGATGATCGGTCCCAATCTGATGATGGGAATTACGGCCTCCTATGTCGAGACAGTTCGGAAAATCTACTTACCCAAAGGAACTTGGTACGAGTTTTACGAGAATAGTCCAATTGTCAGTCGAGGAGAGTGGGTCTCAGCTCATCCGTTTTGGAAGACCGGAAAATTTCAGCTTCCGCTTTATGTGAGGGAGGGTGCAGTTCTTCCACTGATGGGAGAAACAGTTCGACACTTGGAAAAAAGCTCTGGTGGGGCGGAGGAATTGAGGATTTATCCGTCGAAGAACGGAGGAGAGTTTGTCCTTCGTGAAGATGATGGAGAGACAACTGCCTATATGGCTGGAGCTATAAAGAGAACCAAAGTATCCCACCAATCCGTTGGCAGTGATTATGTTGTGAGGATTGGATCGAGCGAAGGCACTTATGCTGGAGCATCAAATGGGAGAGAGTGGAAAGTGCAAGTCATCAGCCATCGCCCTGTATCCAGTATTTCCTGGAACGGAAATTTACTGGCTAAATCCAACCAAAAAATACCCGGGGGCTTTGGATCATGGGTTCAACCAGTTGGGAAAGGTCCCATTACGGTCTATATTCCGCGAACGGACGATCAGATTTTAAAGGAATTGAAGGTGAGCTATGCCGAATAA
- a CDS encoding NAAT family transporter, with protein MKDILTYFLYTFMSIFTIVNPLGTLPVYAAFTDSVKRDQAIRVARTASLVAFVLMILFALTGQFLFNFFSISIDGLRVVGGILLFLTGYDMLQGKNSRTKILSKAERLEIEEFAITPLAIPMICGPGAITVVIVLIQEANSLVHKSILFSNIALVCLANFLFLIGSKRILSLLGNSGNKVFFRLMGLIIMMIAVEYFFRGLTPYVQKIIRA; from the coding sequence ATGAAGGATATCCTTACCTACTTTCTTTACACTTTCATGAGTATCTTTACCATTGTGAATCCGCTGGGAACCTTGCCCGTTTACGCTGCCTTCACCGATTCAGTCAAACGGGACCAAGCTATTCGTGTGGCCAGGACAGCCTCTCTGGTTGCCTTTGTTTTGATGATTCTCTTTGCACTGACGGGTCAATTTCTGTTTAATTTTTTCAGCATATCTATAGATGGTTTGAGAGTGGTTGGCGGCATTCTTCTTTTCCTTACCGGTTACGACATGCTTCAAGGAAAGAATTCTCGAACAAAAATTCTCTCCAAAGCAGAACGATTAGAAATAGAGGAGTTTGCAATCACCCCTCTCGCTATTCCAATGATTTGCGGTCCGGGAGCCATCACGGTTGTGATTGTTTTGATTCAGGAAGCCAACAGCCTTGTTCACAAGTCAATTTTGTTCAGCAACATCGCCCTGGTCTGTTTGGCCAACTTTCTGTTCCTTATTGGCTCAAAGCGGATCTTGAGCCTCCTGGGAAATAGCGGAAACAAGGTTTTCTTTCGCCTGATGGGCCTCATCATTATGATGATTGCCGTAGAATATTTCTTCCGAGGCCTCACTCCCTACGTACAAAAAATTATCAGAGCTTGA
- a CDS encoding tetratricopeptide repeat protein, giving the protein MTNFISCQACGKTIPPERIFSTMIICSCGWTESPQTEAVEKERFRKTNFTIMTGAVLILAVFFHVVHWDNYSLAIIPLKIKELTGTASPKDHLNLIEICSSRRKYDCLKDAYKGLYRSSKDISLLAKLGQLEKSTGDLQSASATLKDYSKLGGKDKAALASYAEVLSQTGRTEEALKVYKGILASAPRTLQISLARNYVSLLIENKKYAQARETLEYYRKKATINGYFMEKEYQALNKKLRSSENKS; this is encoded by the coding sequence TTGACAAATTTTATCAGTTGCCAAGCCTGCGGAAAAACGATTCCGCCAGAAAGAATTTTTTCAACAATGATAATTTGTTCTTGTGGCTGGACAGAATCACCGCAGACAGAAGCTGTTGAAAAAGAACGCTTTCGCAAAACAAATTTCACAATAATGACCGGTGCCGTTCTGATTTTGGCGGTCTTTTTCCATGTTGTGCACTGGGACAATTATTCACTCGCGATCATTCCACTCAAGATCAAGGAATTGACAGGTACGGCGAGCCCCAAGGACCACCTCAATCTCATTGAGATTTGTTCAAGCAGACGCAAATATGACTGTTTGAAAGACGCCTACAAAGGCCTCTATCGTTCGAGCAAGGACATCTCCTTGCTCGCGAAACTTGGACAGTTGGAAAAATCAACAGGCGATCTTCAGTCAGCCTCAGCAACACTCAAAGATTATTCCAAATTGGGAGGTAAGGACAAAGCGGCTCTCGCGAGCTACGCCGAAGTATTGAGTCAAACAGGCCGGACAGAAGAGGCTCTTAAAGTTTACAAAGGAATCCTTGCGAGCGCACCTCGCACCCTTCAAATTTCACTGGCGCGCAACTATGTGTCTTTGCTCATTGAAAACAAAAAGTACGCTCAGGCCCGCGAAACACTGGAGTACTACAGAAAAAAGGCGACCATAAATGGGTATTTCATGGAAAAGGAGTACCAAGCACTCAACAAGAAGTTGCGCTCAAGTGAAAACAAAAGCTAA
- a CDS encoding enoyl-CoA hydratase/isomerase family protein, with protein sequence MNIKAEEVSFGSNSIARLTLERPQALNALTTEMLSEMRKALESWERDPRISLVWLESGLDRAFCAGGDVKSIVMESRNGSPDFGKSFFTTEYGLDYYLHCYSKPVVCWASGITMGGGIGLASGCSHRLTTSSSTWAMPEVSIGFFPDVGAGYFLNQMVPGVGLFLGLTGTRISGEVAVALGMATGLVMAEDRSSVFEVLGAISGDAKNHKMQNSGEDFFQVVSASLNSVSSISVSMDHIQAESQAQLLELRKVGRRLNQIEEYDQGFEFLSSYQFENNQNQKGRDQLLNASGLVSRIIWSHLKRCRNLSLSEVFDLEWSLAVRLSSELDFREGVRSVLIDKDQSPKWCFSQKESVPIEQLNRLLAPCSPHDLRGELARFCRSKT encoded by the coding sequence ATGAACATCAAAGCTGAGGAAGTTTCATTTGGGAGTAACTCGATTGCTCGTCTCACTTTAGAGCGTCCTCAAGCGCTCAATGCTCTGACGACTGAGATGTTATCGGAGATGAGAAAGGCGCTTGAGTCTTGGGAGAGAGACCCTCGAATATCACTGGTGTGGTTAGAATCCGGTCTTGATCGAGCTTTTTGCGCCGGAGGAGACGTAAAGTCAATCGTGATGGAGTCTCGAAATGGATCTCCCGATTTCGGAAAGTCTTTTTTCACGACTGAATATGGGCTGGATTATTATCTTCACTGTTATTCGAAGCCCGTGGTGTGTTGGGCTTCAGGAATCACAATGGGAGGGGGTATCGGGCTGGCAAGTGGCTGCAGTCACCGGTTAACAACTTCATCAAGCACATGGGCAATGCCTGAAGTCAGTATTGGTTTTTTTCCTGATGTCGGCGCTGGATATTTTCTAAACCAAATGGTGCCTGGAGTGGGTCTTTTCTTGGGTCTCACGGGCACGCGTATCAGCGGAGAAGTTGCCGTGGCACTCGGCATGGCAACGGGTCTTGTGATGGCCGAAGACAGATCTTCAGTGTTCGAGGTTTTGGGAGCCATTTCAGGCGATGCCAAAAATCACAAAATGCAAAATTCTGGGGAAGATTTTTTTCAAGTTGTATCAGCCTCTTTGAACTCTGTTTCTTCAATCTCGGTTTCTATGGACCACATTCAGGCAGAGAGCCAAGCACAGCTTTTGGAATTGCGGAAAGTGGGGCGGAGGCTCAATCAAATTGAAGAATATGATCAGGGTTTTGAGTTTTTATCTTCCTATCAATTCGAGAACAATCAGAATCAAAAAGGAAGAGACCAATTATTAAATGCTTCAGGTCTTGTGTCTAGAATCATTTGGTCTCACCTTAAGCGATGCCGAAATCTCAGTCTATCGGAGGTCTTTGATTTGGAGTGGTCTCTCGCCGTTCGTCTGAGTTCGGAGCTAGACTTTCGTGAGGGTGTCCGGTCGGTCTTGATAGACAAGGATCAGAGTCCCAAATGGTGTTTCAGTCAGAAGGAAAGCGTTCCGATAGAGCAATTGAATCGGCTTCTCGCTCCCTGCAGTCCACACGACCTACGGGGGGAGTTGGCTCGTTTTTGTCGGTCAAAGACGTAG
- a CDS encoding histidine--tRNA ligase, whose product MSLQSARGTHDLLFEDFKTQALIVEKAQTVCECYGYEGISTPVFEFTDVFKRTLGETSDIVHKQMYTFPDNNGDLLTLRPEGTAGIARAFISNNLSRQLPLKLYYQGPMFRYERPQKGRQRQFHQFGVELLGVSDPKGDVEIISMGYSFLKNLEILSSISLDINTIGDQISRQVYKEKLLQYLEKFEKDLSEDSQRRLRLNPLRILDSKDEADKKIVSTAPEFKNSLNSESRDFFDRVQDGLTLLGISFEINPRLVRGLDYYSHCVFEFKSNALGTQDAVLAGGRYDGLVELMGGPSTPGVGWAAGLERLALLVRPQNKSQRPVTMIPLGDAADRHLRKLAFELRLKGLAVELDFSGNIKKRLARATKANARWALILGDEELKKGVVVLKNLDLQTQAEISLEQETVLNSLKLR is encoded by the coding sequence ATGTCTTTGCAATCCGCTCGAGGAACCCATGATCTCCTGTTTGAAGATTTTAAAACCCAGGCCTTGATTGTTGAAAAGGCCCAAACCGTCTGTGAATGCTATGGCTATGAGGGAATTTCTACCCCTGTTTTTGAATTCACAGATGTCTTTAAGCGCACATTGGGAGAAACATCAGATATTGTTCATAAGCAAATGTACACATTTCCCGACAACAATGGTGATCTTCTCACGCTCCGACCGGAAGGCACGGCGGGAATTGCTCGCGCCTTTATTTCCAACAATTTGAGTCGACAACTTCCACTAAAGCTTTACTATCAAGGTCCTATGTTCCGCTACGAACGTCCCCAAAAAGGACGGCAGAGACAGTTTCACCAATTTGGGGTGGAACTTTTGGGGGTATCGGACCCCAAAGGCGACGTAGAGATTATTTCTATGGGGTATTCATTCCTCAAGAATCTCGAAATTCTCTCGTCAATTTCTTTGGATATTAATACCATTGGTGATCAGATCAGCCGTCAGGTTTACAAAGAAAAGCTCCTGCAATATTTAGAAAAATTCGAGAAGGATTTAAGTGAAGATAGCCAAAGACGTTTGCGCCTAAACCCCTTGAGAATTCTTGATTCGAAGGACGAAGCTGACAAGAAAATTGTATCCACTGCCCCCGAGTTCAAGAACAGTCTGAACAGTGAATCACGTGATTTTTTTGATAGAGTTCAGGATGGGCTGACTCTTTTGGGCATTTCATTTGAAATCAATCCTCGTCTGGTTCGAGGATTGGATTACTACTCTCATTGTGTCTTTGAGTTCAAGAGCAACGCCCTAGGCACTCAAGATGCCGTTTTAGCTGGCGGTCGCTACGACGGACTCGTTGAGCTCATGGGTGGCCCATCCACTCCGGGTGTCGGTTGGGCTGCAGGCCTTGAAAGATTGGCTTTACTTGTTAGGCCTCAGAATAAGTCCCAGAGACCCGTAACGATGATACCACTCGGAGATGCCGCCGACCGGCACCTTCGAAAGCTGGCCTTTGAACTCAGACTAAAAGGTCTTGCCGTAGAACTCGATTTTTCTGGGAATATCAAGAAACGTCTGGCCCGTGCCACCAAAGCCAACGCGCGCTGGGCGCTTATTCTCGGTGACGAAGAGCTTAAGAAGGGCGTTGTTGTCTTAAAAAATTTGGACCTTCAAACACAGGCAGAAATCTCACTCGAACAAGAGACTGTTTTGAACAGCCTCAAGTTGCGATGA
- a CDS encoding formimidoylglutamase, which translates to MAAIPANKSLFFTKPDKADPRLGGLTQSSMDFAAEVNPNHFYMIGYPDEEGILINGGRPGASLGPDSIRSVLYRMTPPPIANANLQLTDIGNLNIQNLSLEQRHEAAKKMAKNVLSLRGKWLSLGGGHDYGYSDGASFIESSLENFPLERPLVINFDAHLDVRPLDNGLTSGTPFFRLLEKYGDKIDFVEIGAQYQCNSKAHVSWCLDRNARILFWEDIQYSGESLLVLVSRFLEAELTRRRPCFLSVDIDGFSSSYAMGCSQSWPTGFTPHQFFPVLHLLLHRCDVRALGIYEVSPPLDLDLRTAKLAAQIAHKYLFSE; encoded by the coding sequence ATGGCTGCTATTCCCGCCAATAAGTCTCTTTTTTTTACAAAGCCCGACAAAGCCGATCCACGACTGGGAGGACTCACTCAGTCCTCTATGGATTTTGCGGCAGAAGTTAATCCCAACCATTTTTATATGATCGGATATCCGGACGAAGAAGGTATTCTTATCAACGGCGGCCGCCCCGGGGCAAGTCTTGGACCAGACTCAATTCGAAGCGTCCTTTACCGAATGACGCCGCCGCCAATTGCAAATGCAAATCTACAACTCACTGACATTGGCAATTTGAACATTCAAAATCTCTCTCTTGAACAGCGGCATGAAGCAGCAAAGAAAATGGCTAAAAATGTACTCAGTCTAAGAGGAAAATGGCTCAGCTTAGGTGGAGGCCATGACTATGGATATTCAGATGGAGCATCGTTTATTGAAAGTTCGCTTGAGAATTTTCCTCTCGAGCGTCCCTTGGTTATTAACTTTGATGCCCACCTCGATGTACGCCCCCTTGACAACGGACTCACCAGTGGGACCCCTTTTTTTAGACTCCTCGAAAAGTATGGGGATAAAATTGATTTTGTTGAAATCGGAGCACAATATCAATGCAATAGCAAAGCTCACGTCTCATGGTGCCTCGACCGAAACGCAAGAATTCTCTTCTGGGAGGACATTCAGTATTCAGGAGAATCGCTTCTCGTCCTTGTCAGTCGCTTCCTTGAAGCCGAACTCACTCGAAGGCGGCCATGCTTTTTATCCGTGGATATTGATGGCTTTTCATCCTCCTACGCTATGGGTTGCAGTCAGAGTTGGCCCACGGGCTTTACTCCCCACCAATTTTTTCCTGTTCTCCATCTTCTGCTCCACCGCTGTGATGTCAGGGCCCTGGGCATTTACGAGGTCAGCCCCCCTCTTGATCTTGACCTTCGCACAGCCAAACTGGCCGCGCAAATAGCTCACAAATATCTTTTTTCAGAATGA
- a CDS encoding superoxide dismutase [Fe] (SodB; iron binding; present under aerobic and anaerobic conditions; destroys free radicals) gives MAISLPPLPYSNDALVPHISPETIEYHYGKHHKTYVDKLNGLISGTEFQDMSLEDIVKKSSGGIFNNAAQIWNHTFYWNCLAPKAGGEPAKILADQLSKNFGSLEKFKEQFSAAATNQFGSGWAWLVKKSDGKLAIYSTANADTPLTKGDTPLLTCDVWEHAYYIDYRNARPKYVESFWKLVNWKFVEDQLKA, from the coding sequence ATGGCCATTAGCCTCCCCCCGCTACCTTATTCAAATGATGCACTCGTTCCTCATATTTCCCCTGAAACAATTGAATACCATTATGGAAAACACCACAAAACCTACGTGGATAAATTAAATGGACTGATCAGCGGAACTGAGTTTCAAGACATGAGTCTCGAAGATATCGTAAAGAAATCTTCTGGAGGGATCTTTAATAACGCTGCTCAGATTTGGAACCACACTTTCTATTGGAACTGCCTAGCCCCAAAAGCGGGAGGCGAACCGGCCAAGATTCTGGCCGATCAACTGAGTAAGAATTTCGGCTCTCTCGAGAAATTCAAGGAACAATTCTCAGCGGCCGCGACCAATCAGTTTGGTTCGGGATGGGCGTGGTTGGTAAAAAAATCCGATGGGAAACTCGCCATCTACTCGACTGCCAACGCCGATACTCCCCTGACTAAAGGCGATACCCCCCTATTAACTTGTGACGTTTGGGAGCACGCGTATTACATCGACTATCGCAATGCAAGACCCAAGTACGTCGAATCCTTTTGGAAACTGGTTAACTGGAAATTTGTGGAAGACCAATTGAAGGCTTGA
- the queG gene encoding tRNA epoxyqueuosine(34) reductase QueG: MTQIEEQIKIKGFKRYGFAPLQPALSLDLYKNWLEKGFHGEMKYLETHLAQKEQPQLYAPKAHSAIVIAQDYFPTVPGHEEFPLRKNAIASYARGKDYHFWFTQALKELTLTLQSLFPKEQFYPCSDSAPVLERDLAYRGGLGWIGKNTCVIDRHHGSFFFIGEILTSLKLNAALSFTPDHCGTCTRCIDACPTQALVAPRELDARKCISYWTIESRENPPSELRSKIGDWLFGCDICQSVCPWNKKVFGARLTETKESQHLLDLQDREEELGYILRTSNRQLMRDLRLTPLIRAGGTGLKRNAIVVATNLKLKGLVPDIQVFLNHPKLGPLATWSLDQLTNPDL; this comes from the coding sequence ATGACACAAATCGAAGAACAGATCAAAATCAAGGGTTTCAAGCGATACGGTTTTGCTCCTCTTCAGCCAGCACTCAGTCTTGATTTGTATAAAAATTGGCTTGAGAAAGGTTTTCATGGAGAGATGAAGTATCTAGAAACCCATTTGGCCCAAAAGGAACAGCCTCAACTTTATGCACCGAAGGCTCACTCCGCCATTGTGATTGCGCAGGATTATTTTCCCACAGTACCTGGCCATGAAGAATTTCCTTTGCGGAAAAATGCAATCGCAAGTTATGCCCGAGGCAAAGACTATCATTTTTGGTTCACTCAAGCTCTCAAAGAATTGACTTTAACTCTTCAGTCTTTGTTTCCGAAAGAACAGTTCTATCCTTGCTCCGATTCAGCTCCCGTCTTAGAGAGAGATCTGGCCTATCGAGGAGGGCTGGGTTGGATTGGCAAGAACACTTGTGTGATTGATCGTCATCACGGTAGCTTTTTTTTCATAGGCGAAATACTCACAAGCCTCAAACTCAACGCGGCCCTTTCTTTCACACCGGACCACTGTGGAACCTGCACTCGCTGCATCGACGCATGTCCGACTCAGGCTCTCGTTGCTCCGCGAGAGCTTGATGCCCGTAAATGCATATCCTATTGGACCATCGAAAGCCGGGAAAATCCTCCTTCGGAACTGCGCTCTAAAATTGGTGATTGGCTCTTCGGCTGTGATATTTGCCAATCTGTCTGCCCCTGGAACAAAAAAGTTTTTGGAGCAAGACTGACAGAAACAAAAGAATCACAACATCTTCTCGATCTTCAAGATCGAGAAGAAGAATTAGGATATATTCTCAGGACTTCAAACAGACAACTCATGCGTGACCTCAGATTGACGCCTTTAATCAGAGCCGGTGGAACTGGACTCAAACGAAATGCCATTGTCGTGGCGACCAACTTAAAGCTAAAAGGGCTCGTGCCAGATATTCAGGTCTTTTTAAATCATCCAAAACTAGGTCCATTGGCCACCTGGTCTCTCGATCAATTGACAAATCCGGACCTCTGA
- a CDS encoding CCA tRNA nucleotidyltransferase, producing the protein MKNFDQHPHFTAVQEVCQRLLKNGYKAYLAGGCVRDFLLGRTAHDFDIATDARQEELEKLFPSALSVGKQFGVLIIPFSGFQVEISCFRADGLYLDGRRPSTVRRASPKEDAERRDFTVNALFCDFSTGQIIDFVGGCEDLQNKVLKTVGDPELRFEEDKLRLLRALRISAQIDFNIERQTFKSIYKLSSKVNLVSQERITSELRKMMLLNDRVRALHDLVLTGMAQVILPELRMMARSDLHSWARTGRHLAHKIGDESRCGLLWALLVWPEAKARGLDDIPVEHHKAWMQTEFEPFFRRLRLPRSEILEALFVLSHSGLFVKGGAGGESDPIPSNNKTLSADEVSCLMNLDGPHGISLLDFSMLLSSIEGTGQERLLRLHKEFVSRDQGDGHLEKPWIQGADLLSLGIDEGPKMGLILDRVYRLQISGLIRDKKEALDKARTMFSEMTS; encoded by the coding sequence TTGAAAAATTTCGATCAGCATCCACATTTTACTGCCGTTCAAGAGGTTTGCCAGAGATTGTTAAAAAACGGCTATAAGGCCTATCTTGCCGGAGGTTGTGTTCGAGACTTTTTGCTTGGACGCACGGCCCACGACTTTGATATCGCAACTGATGCGCGTCAAGAAGAATTGGAAAAACTTTTTCCTTCAGCTCTCTCTGTGGGGAAACAATTTGGGGTGCTCATCATCCCATTTTCGGGCTTCCAAGTGGAAATCTCTTGTTTTCGTGCAGACGGATTGTACCTCGACGGACGCAGACCCTCCACTGTTCGCAGAGCCAGCCCAAAGGAGGATGCCGAGAGGAGGGATTTCACAGTGAACGCCCTTTTTTGTGATTTCTCCACGGGACAGATTATTGACTTCGTTGGCGGTTGCGAAGATTTGCAAAACAAGGTGCTGAAGACTGTGGGAGATCCAGAGTTGCGCTTTGAAGAAGACAAACTTCGTCTTTTGAGGGCCCTGCGGATCTCAGCTCAAATTGACTTTAATATAGAGAGACAAACATTTAAATCTATTTACAAATTGTCGTCCAAGGTCAATCTTGTATCGCAGGAAAGAATCACCTCCGAACTTCGAAAAATGATGTTGCTGAATGATCGGGTCAGAGCCCTACACGATTTGGTTCTAACGGGGATGGCTCAGGTGATTCTCCCTGAGTTAAGGATGATGGCCAGATCGGACTTGCATTCTTGGGCTCGCACCGGACGTCACTTAGCACACAAGATTGGCGATGAATCCCGATGTGGACTTCTCTGGGCTCTTCTTGTGTGGCCCGAGGCGAAGGCCCGTGGGCTTGATGATATTCCGGTGGAGCACCACAAGGCCTGGATGCAAACAGAATTTGAACCCTTCTTTCGTCGCCTCAGGCTTCCTAGAAGTGAGATCCTTGAAGCACTTTTTGTCTTGAGCCATTCAGGCCTATTTGTGAAGGGAGGGGCGGGAGGTGAATCAGATCCTATTCCTTCTAACAACAAAACTCTGAGTGCTGACGAGGTGAGTTGCCTTATGAATTTAGACGGGCCACATGGGATATCCTTATTGGATTTTTCGATGCTGTTAAGTTCGATCGAAGGGACTGGTCAGGAGCGTCTTCTTAGGCTTCATAAAGAGTTTGTCTCAAGAGACCAAGGCGATGGCCATTTGGAAAAGCCTTGGATTCAGGGCGCTGACCTCTTGAGTCTCGGAATTGATGAGGGCCCTAAAATGGGTTTGATTCTTGATCGAGTTTACCGACTTCAAATTTCAGGACTGATTCGAGATAAAAAAGAGGCCCTGGACAAAGCCAGGACCATGTTTTCTGAAATGACATCTTGA